From Manduca sexta isolate Smith_Timp_Sample1 unplaced genomic scaffold, JHU_Msex_v1.0 HiC_scaffold_4042, whole genome shotgun sequence:
ATTCAAAGTTATCGATTTTGCAACACTAATGGTGTATCGAAAGAATATCAAGAAAGCTTTCGATTTGATTAACGAGGAGTCTAAGAGAAGGtatgagatttatttttaattttggattTGATACAGCAGAGTATTCACAGTTCAGGCCCCAGACTGAGCAATGAGAATTtagagaaatatattttaactcgaATCATGTCTTTGAAGGATAGTAATTACAACATCTGCaacattttactaattgtaTTTCCCTTAACTCTTTTAAGTTATATTGACTCCGActcattatgtaatatatttcgcTGACAACGCAAACGCAACAGCAAAACTGCTgtctcgcgatgttttcctacagTACAAAGGTATACCCTACAATCAGTTCTTGACCGTAGTGTAACTTCTGAGTTGCAGGCGTGTGGTGGGAGGTCGCGGGTTGGCCATGAACTGCTGGCGGCTGCTCGACGCCACGGCGGCGCACGGGGCGCTGCAAGATGTCCGCAAGATGTTCGAGTTACTGACCTCGCAGAGGTATTGTAAGCCGACCAACGCGTTGCTGGGACCTTTGATACGCGCCCATTTAAAACAGTAAGTGTTGTATTTTGTATTCGTTTTTGATCGTAGGTTTGCCCATGTGGTAGTAGGTGTGGTAGTAGTAGTACCTTATTGGTTTGAAATCCTTACTGTGATTTGTATTGGGATGAATAATAGTACTATGTGATAATGTAAAGTTACGTTTATCTCTgtgcatatttttaaaaatccattattagATATGTGCAAAAGtttaaacaaacatccaataattatcacatttataatattaataggaagTAGAATTTTCTGATGATTATCGATAATGATTAATCGATAGAGGTCGATTTTGTAATCGATTTTTTTGCTGAACGGCATTAACAATTGGTTACAGGTAACAAGAGCAAAAATCTCATGATTAATCCTTAATAAATCCTGTTTCTAAATGATTACTGTAAATCGATTTgcgaattaatatattataatttgttacgcTGTGATAGAAAACCGACTATTGACAAATCGTATGCACAGTAGATCTAATGATACAATCTAAAAATACCAACATATGTCgttatagaatttaaattcactaattctgtattttgttaatattttctttcttagcGATAATCTCCAAGAAGCGGTACAAGAGTTTGTACGTCTCgcgaataaatataacaaaacgcCTCTAAAACATGAGCTATTGTGCAAAATACTGCAGACCATGAACGATGGACAATCTGAAGACAATTTCCTCACAAACGAGAGGTCCAATGGAAGACTGAACAAATTAGCACAGACTATATTAAACATCGATAAGAAAGTCCACGGCCCCGGCGATGTACAGGTAAACTAtcaactaataataaaacataataatcataaaacgtcattttgaacattataaatattaaaacaaaattataatgggAAAAAAAATGCTCGTATAACGTTATTttgagtattataatttttttctttgataagCTAAATTTAGACTACCAAGTTCTCTGCAATGCATTCACGCAAGAACTCCCAGATGTGTTCATACTACTGGCAATATgtcaataattctatacacatgCGACATTGCTAATCTAAACACAACCTTAGTTTATGAATATTAGCGTAATATATTGAATTGAATAATTCAATCGtaacatcaattttttttttcagcttACACTAATAGCAGCGCTAGCAGAAGTCGGATACAAGAAGACACTTCGCAAGCTGTTTCTAGATCCGACAGTAAAGTTCCACCCAGACGCGTTATCACGAAGATGCGAGCGATTCGCAGATGAGAAAAAGTGAATGCGTTGGAGACGATAGCCATGTGTGCGAAGGACCTTCGCCATATCGACGTCGATGAGATATACGAGCTTATATTAGATATACACCGTGAGTGACTATTATTTgcgaaatttattaataacttctccggtggcctagttgtattgcgtgttaCGACTCCGCTCTGGGACTGAGTTTCAAATCCAATGTAGGGCAAAATGATTGGGTTTTTTCTCAGTATTACATAGCGAAAGACCCGTCCAATCCATGATGAATTAGAGGAATTTACATATTGAATGCACTAACTAGTAGCGGAATTCTGTCGAACCCTTTGGGGATAACTATACTCATTTATCGACACCACATTATAGCACTCGCGTGTAATAATCTAGTTGGCTATCTACAATTAAATCCTAACAGTGCACCAATCAAATCAAGTAAATGTGGATATTTTGATACTACTGtactctgattggtcaatttctCGATCGGACATCGATCAAGAtcgttaattatttttgcttctAGTATACAGGTGACGCTTATAATTACACTTGCATTTGTGATATGAAAATTTCTTTCGAACAGCACGTATTTTTTTACAccgcaatacaaaaatatttatctaccctaaaataattttatcgatgGTAAACcatcgataataaaaaaatcattatcataataataataatgtttcagaACGCGACGACAACTATCAAGAAGCAATGTCATTATGGACGCGAATGCAAGAAGCGGATATACCACCCTCGCAAAGTTCGTGAGAAAACCTGTGTTCAGTCATCAAAGCCAATAACAAGGACGTGCCTTCAGAGTTGAGTATACTTCACGACAAGCAAGCTCATGCATCGTCAtcgtaaactatttttaaataaccttgTCAATAAATGTTATCAGGAATCAACTAATCGCTGTCTTGTCATATCtgcatcatttaattttatgccttcggtattaaaataatagtcatCATTGGCATTAGCGTAATCCCAAAAGTACCAAAACATAAACTTAATTCGTTcattatgtttataagtaaggTGTAATTTAAAggcttgttttaattttttctggTTGTAAAGAGCCATAATGTTCAGCTACATCGATctatttgtataatgtttttaaacaaatattaggCTCCCATAGACTTAAGGGAAAGTATTttgaaaaagaatattttgtcAGTTTTTGCTATTGAATGTTATG
This genomic window contains:
- the LOC119193348 gene encoding leucine-rich PPR motif-containing protein, mitochondrial-like, with product MVYRKNIKKAFDLINEESKRRRVVGGRGLAMNCWRLLDATAAHGALQDVRKMFELLTSQRYCKPTNALLGPLIRAHLKHDNLQEAVQEFVRLANKYNKTPLKHELLCKILQTMNDGQSEDNFLTNERSNGRLNKLAQTILNIDKKVHGPGDVQLTLIAALAEVGYKKTLRKLFLDPTVKFHPDALSRRCERFADEKK